A region of Vigna radiata var. radiata cultivar VC1973A chromosome 10, Vradiata_ver6, whole genome shotgun sequence DNA encodes the following proteins:
- the LOC106775868 gene encoding cullin-4 codes for MSLPTKRSGTAGSSPSPPPPMKKAKSLLLRAPSDDAVLDSSSMPLDDDLPNARAANLSRKKATPPQPAKKLLIKLHKAKPTLPTNFEEDTWAKLKSAICAIFLKQPNSCDLEKLYQAVNDLCLYKMGGNLYQRIEKECESHISAALQSLVGQSPDLVVFLSLVERCWQDLCDQMLMIRGIALYLDRTYVKQTANVRSLWDMGLQLFRKHLSLSPEVEHKTVTGLLRMIESERKGEAVDRTLLNHLLKMFTALGIYAESFEKPFLECTSEFYAAEGVKYMQQSDVPDYLKHVEIRLQEEHERCLIYLDASTRKPLIATAEKQLLERHIPAILDKGFAMLMDGNRIEDLQRMYSLFLRVNALESLRQAISSYIRRTGQGIVLDEEKDKDMVSSLLEFKASLDTTWEESFSKNEAFCNTIKDSFEHLINLRQNRPAELIAKFLDEKLRAGNKGTSEEELEGTLDKVLVLFRFIQGKDVFEAFYKKDLAKRLLLGKSASIDAEKSMISKLKTECGSQFTNKLEGMFKDIELSKEINESFKQSSQARTKLPSGIEMSVHVLTTGYWPTYPPMDVRLPHELNVYQDIFKEFYLSKYSGRRLMWQNSLGHCVLKAEFPKGKKELAVSLFQTVVLMLFNDAEKLSFQDIKDSTGIEDKELRRTLQSLACGKVRVLQKLPKGRDVEDDDSFVFNEGFTAPLYRIKVNAIQLKETVEENTSTTERVFQDRQYQVDAAIVRIMKTRKVLSHTLLITELFQQLKFPIKPADLKKRIESLIDREYLERDKNNPQIYNYLA; via the exons ATGTCTCTCCCCACCAAACGGTCGGGCACCGCTGGTTCCTCCCCGTCGCCGCCACCCCCTATGAAAAAGGCCAAGTCGCTCCTCCTCCGCGCCCCCTCCGACGACGCCGTTCTAGACTCTTCCTCCATGCCTCTCGACGACGATCTCCCCAATGCCCGCGCCGCCAATCTTTCCCGTAAGAAAGCCACCCCGCCCCAGCCCGCTAAGAAGCTCCTCATCAAGCTCCACAAAG CTAAGCCAACACTGCCCACGAATTTTGAGGAGGATACGTGGGCAAAACTAAAGTCTGCCATTTGTGCTATATTTTTGAAGCAACCTAACTCCTGTGACTTGGAGAAGCTTTATCAG GCTGTGAATGATCTCTGCCTTTATAAAATGGGTGGAAATCTTTATCAACGAATAGAGAAGGAGTGTGAATCACATATATCTGCAGCGTTGCAGTCTTTGGTTGGCCAGAGCCCAGATTTAGTTGTTTTCCTCTCTTTAGTTGAGAGATGTTGGCAGGATCTTTGTGACCAAATGTTGATGATTCGTGGTATAGCCTTGTATCTGGACAGGACCTATGTGAAACAAACAGCAAATGTACGGTCATTGTGGGACATGGGCTTACAACTTTTCCGCAAACATCTTTCATTGTCCCCTGAAGTAGAACACAAAACTGTTACTGGTCTTCTTCGAATGATTGAAAGTGAAAG AAAAGGTGAAGCGGTGGATAGAACCCTTCTAAACCATCTTTTGAAGATGTTTACTGCTCTGGGAATTTATGCAGAAAGCTTTGAGAAGCCATTCCTTGAATGCACATCTGAATTTTATGCTGCTGAAGGTGTGAAATACATGCAGCAATCAGATGTTCCAGATTATTTGAAGCATGTGGAG ATAAGATTGCAAGAAGAACATGAAAGATGCTTGATCTACTTGGATGCAAGTACTAGGAAGCCATTGATAGCAACAGCAGAAAAACAACTTCTTGAACGTCATATACCTGCCATCCTTGATAAG gGCTTTGCAATGCTTATGGATGGGAATCGTATCGAAGACCTTCAGAGAATGTATTCACTCTTTTTAAGGGTCAATGCCCTTGAGTCACTGAGGCAGGCAATTAGTTCATACATCAGGAGAACTGGTCAGGGCATTGTTTTGGATGAGGAGAAGGATAAAGATATGGTTTCATCCCTTTTGGAATTTAAGGCTTCTCTTGACACAACATGGGAAGAAAGCTTTTCCAAGAATGAAGCATTCTGTAACACCATCAAAGATTCATTTGAGCACCTCATCAATCTTCGTCAG AACCGGCCTGCAGAGTTGATTGCCAAGTTTTTGGATGAGAAACTTCGTGCAGGTAACAAGGGAACTTCAGAAGAAGAGTTAGAGGGAACACTTGATAAAGTCCTGGTTTTATTCAGGTTCATACAG GGCAAGGATGTGTTTGAGGCATTTTATAAGAAAGATCTTGCAAAAAGACTGCTATTAGGAAAGAGTGCTTCTATTGATGCTGAGAAATCTATGATCTCCAAG TTGAAGACCGAGTGTGGCAGTCAGTTCACTAACAAACTAGAAGGGATGTTTAAG GACATTGAATTGTCGAAAGAAATAAATGAGTCCTTCAAGCAGTCATCTCAGGCTAGGACAAAACTCCCATCAGGGATTGAAATGAGTGTTCATGTCTTGACAACTGG GTACTGGCCAACATATCCACCCATGGATGTTAGACTTCCTCATGAATTGAACGTTTACCAG GATATTTTCAAAGAGTTCTATCTAAGCAAGTACAGTGGAAGACGTCTGATGTGGCAAAATTCATTAGGTCACTGTGTATTAAAGGCTGAGTTTCCTAAAGGGAAAAAAGAGCTGGCTGTCTCCCTATTTCAG ACTGTCGTGCTGATGTTATTCAATGATGCTGAGAAACTAAGTTTTCAAGATATCAAGGACTCTACTGGTATTGAGGACAAGGAACTGAGAAGGACTCTGCAATCACTTGCCTGTGGAAAAGTTCGTGTCCTACAAAAG TTGCCAAAGGGTAGAGATGTGGAGGATGATGACTCATTTGTTTTTAATGAAGGATTTACAGCTCCTCTGTACCGTATAAAG GTGAATGCAATTCAGTTGAAGGAGACAGTCGAGGAGAACACAAGTACCACGGAAAGAGTTTTCCAAGACCGTCAGTATCAG GTTGATGCTGCTATTGTGAGGATAATGAAGACTAGGAAAGTGCTTAGTCATACCCTTCTTATTACCGAACTCTTCCAACAG CTGAAATTTCCAATAAAACCAGCGGACTTGAAGAAAAGGATCGAAAGCCTGATTGACAGGGAGTATCTTGAGAGGGACAAAAACAACCCTCAAATATACAATTATCTGGCATAG
- the LOC106775545 gene encoding outer envelope membrane protein 7, with translation MGAITSAVIAVVGVILGWITIEIACKPCLEKGREAIDRSLNPDFDPDDDEATAIRAPLNPPAATSSASVKAV, from the coding sequence ATGGGTGCGATAACGAGCGCGGTGATAGCAGTGGTGGGAGTGATTTTGGGTTGGATCACAATAGAGATAGCGTGTAAACCTTGTCTTGAAAAGGGTCGCGAAGCCATCGATCGAAGTCTCAATCCAGATTTCGATCCCGACGACGATGAAGCCACCGCCATTCGCGCCCCACTCAATCCCCCCGCCGCCACTTCCTCCGCCTCCGTCAAAGCCGTTTGA